GGCATGGCGCTGGGTTTTGGCGGTGGCGATGAGCATGGCGTCGGTGGCGGCGGAGCGGCCGCGCAGGATCAGCCCGATCGGCTCGTCCGCCTGTTTGTCGTGCAGGCGGGCGGCCAGCAGGCGGGCTTTTTCGTCAAAGGGCATGGCATTGTATTTGTGCTGCGTGTGCGTCATCGGCGTCGTGTCTTCCTTGGTGCATGCGGGAACGGGAGAATAGCGGCGGACAGCCGCCGTCCAGGATCTACGCAATTTCGCGTCCGCTGGCAAATCATGTCCGTCGCCTGCCGTGGCGGAGGCTGGATTTTTCCAGGGAAATGGGCGAAGGAAGGGGACTCGTTTTCATGCCTGTCCGTCCATGCGTGGCATGCCCGTCCATGTTCGGAGCCCGGAGGCCCCCAGATCATGCCCGATGCCCAGATCGATCCCCAATCCGATCCCCAATCCGATCCGCACCCTTCGCCCCTGCTCGAATCCCGCTTTGTGCAGATCAAGGAACGGCTGACCGGCCGTTTCACGGCCCTGCACGCCCTGGCTGTGGAAACCGGCCCCGAGGCTGCCCGCAGTGTGGCCGCGGACGCCATCGCCTCGGTGCATGCGCCGTTTCTGTTCGTGGTGGTGGGGGAGGTGAAGGCCGGCAAGTCCAGCCTGGTGAATGCCCTGCTGGGGGCGGACATCTGCGCCGTGGCTCCGGAGCCCTGCACGGACGTGATCCAGAAGATCGTGTACGGTCCTGCCCCGGCCACGCGCATGGTCTCTTCGCATTTGCGGGAAATTTCCCTGCCGGTGGAGATCCTGAAGGACATCGCCATCGTGGACACGCCCGGCACCAACACGCTGGTGGCGCAGCACCAGGAGATCACCGAGGCGTTCATCCCGCAGTCGGATCTGGCGCTGTTCGTCTTTCCGGCCACCAATCCGCATACCCGTTCCGCCTGGGAATTCTTCGACTTCGTGCACGAGGCCTGGCGCAAGAAGGCCGTGTTTGTGCTGCAGCAGAAGGACCGCGCCAGCGAGGAAGAGTTGACCGTAAACACGGCCAAGGTGGTGGAATACGCCCGCGGCCGGAGTCTGGCCGAGCCGGCGGTGTTCGCCGTCTCTGCCCGCAAGGCCCAGGAGGATCCCGAAGGCTCGGGCATGGCTGCGCTGCTGGGCTTCATCCGGGCGCACGTCACCGGCGGCCGCCGGGCGCGGGAGAAGATGGAAAGCTGCATCACCACCGGGCTCACGGTGTTGGATCTGGTGGATGGCTCCCTGACCGCCCAGTCCGAGACCCTGCGCCACGACCGCCGCGAAGAAGCCACCATCACGGACTATCTGACCCTGGCCCGCAAGAGCTGCCAGAGCGATGTGGAATGGATCCGCGCCCGGACCGCCGAGGCCTACGCCCGCCACGCCGACGCCCTGGCCCGGGACTTCGAGGACGGCCTGTCCCTCGTCCAGATGCTGCGCATGACCGCCTATTCCGTTGTCGGCAAGAAGGAAAAGATGCAGCAGTGGCTGGACGGCATCTTCGCGACCTTCAAACAGAAACTTGATGCTGACGTGGAGACCGTGAGCGCCCAGGGGGCCAGCCGCCTGCGCGAAAGCGTGGGCAAGGTGATGGAGACCCTGGCCGGACAACTGCGCGAAGAAGCCGCGGCCCGCTCCCGGGAGGCCGCCGTGACCACCATGACCCGCACCCGCCTGGAAAGCCTGGATCAGGCCCGCCAGCAGGTGCTGGCCCTGTTGGACGATGCCGCCCTGGACGAACGGCTCACCCCGCGCACCCTGCAGTACATGGGTGAACAGGCCGTGGCCGGCGGGATCATCACGGCCATGGGCGCGATCATCGCCGCGGCCACGCATGCCGCGGTCATCGACGTCACCGGCGGGCTCATCAGCCTGGCCGGGGCCGTGCTGGCCCTGAACATCCTGGTCATCCGCCGCCGGGCCAGCATCAAGAAGTTCCGCGCGGCACTGGAGCAGGGCCGCGAGCGGCTGCAGCAGGAGGTGGAAGAGCAGCTCACCCGTCAGTTGACGGCCATTTTTGACGACATCCACCTGGCGTTTACCCCGTTTTTCAACAATCTCGCCCGCCGCGAAGACACCCTGGGACGGCTGGACGCCCGCTCCCGAGAGCTGCGCCAGGCCCTGCTGGCCGAGCGGGACGAGTTGCCCCGATTCGAGTAGCATACACGTTTTCAGGCGCTTGGAGGAACGACGATGATGTATGATGTGGACAAGGAGACCTTGCCCCGCGAGGACATGGAAGCGCTGCAACTGCGCCGGCTGAAGGCCCTGGTGGAAAAACTCTACGCCGTGGTGCCCTTTTATCGCAAGGCCATGGACACGCGGAAGATCAGCCCCGCGGAGCTGCGCAGCCTGTCGGATCTGCAGTACTTTCCCTTCACCGAAAAGCAGGACCTGCGCAACCATTATCCCTTTGGCCTGTTTGCCGCGCCCAGGGAAAGCATCGTCCGCATCCATTCTTCCAGCGGCACCACCGGCAAGGCCACGGTGGTGGGCTACACCCAGCGCGATCTGGACACCTGGGCCCAGTGCGTGGCCCGGTCCCTCATGGCGGCCGGGGCCACCCGCAACGACATCATCCACAACGCCTACGGCTACGGCCTGTTCACCGGCGGCCTGGGCGCGCACTACGGCGCCGAGCGCCTGGGCGCCACGGTGGTGCCCGTGTCCGGCGGGGCCACCAAGCGACAGATCGCCCTGCTGAAGGACTTCGAAGCCACGGTCATCTGCTGCACGCCTTCGTACATGCTGCACCTGCACGAGGCCGCGGAAGAAATGGGGGTGGATATCCGCAAGCTCCCCCTGCGCGTGGGGGTGTTCGGCGCCGAGCCCTGGACCGAGGAAATGCGCCGGCAGATCGAACAGAAATGCGGCCTCACCGCCACGAACATCTATGGTCTTTCGGAAATCATGGGGCCCGGCGTGGCCCAGGAATGCGCCGAAGGCCAGTGCGGCATGCACATCTTTGAGGATCACTTCCTGCCGGAGATCATCAACCCCGAAAGCGGCGAGGTCCTGCCCCCCGGCGCGCAGGGCGAGCTGGTGATCACCACCCTGACCAAGGAAGGCATCCCGCTGCTGCGCTACCGCACCCGGGACATGACCACCCTGAACTACACGCCCTGCGTGTGCGGCCGCACCCTGGTGCGCATGGGCCGCATTGCCGGCCGCAGCGACGACATGCTGATTATCCGCGGGGTGAACGTCTTCCCCTCGCAGATTGAAGCCATTCTGATGGAGACCGAAGGCCTCTCCCCGCATTATCAGATCATGGTGCGCCGCGAAGGCAACCTGGATACCATGGAAGTGCAGGTGGAAGTGGGCGAAACCCTCTTCTCCGACGAAATCAAGGCCCTGCAGCAGCGCGAACGCCGCATCTCCGACACCATCAAGGAATTCCTGGGCGTGACGGCCAAGGTGAAGCTGGTGGAACGCCAGACCATCGCCCGCTCCGAAGGCAAGGCCAAACGCGTCATCGACGAGCGCAACCTGACGTAGCGCTTGGCTGCATGCGGGAAGAAGGCGTGGCGAGAGGGGAAACCTGTTTGCAAAAGGTTCTCCCCTCTCGCGCGTTTCCCTTCAAAAAATCTAATAGTTTTTTGTAATTACACCAAAAAAAGTCTTTGGAAGGGGGGGTCGGGGGAAGAACCTTTCTCCAGAAAGGTTGTCCCCCGAGAAGTCTTTCCAAAAACAACATGCCCTCGCGTCACGCCTTGTTCGTGCCGCCCATCAGCTCCCGGGCCAGGGCCGCGCCCTGGGTGCCGCCGCCGGCCATGCGCGTGAGTTCCGCGAACACGTCTTCGCCGTCCAGCCGGCGGCAGCGGGTGGTGGTGTTGCCGTCGATGACGAGTTTTTCCACGTAGAAATGCCGGTCGGCCAGGGCCGCCAGCTGGGGCCAGTGGGTGACGACGAGAATCTGCCGCCGGCCGGCCAGTTCCTTGAGCCGGGCAGCCACGTGATTGAGGGTGATCCCGCCCACGCCGGTATCGATTTCATCGAAGAGCAGGGTGGGCTGCTCGACGTCGTCACGGGCGGCGCTGGAGCGCACCAGGGCCAGCAGAAAACGCGACAATTCGCCGCCGGAGGCGATGCGGTCCAGGGGCTGGGCCGGCTGGCCCGGGTTGGGCCGCCAGAGCAGACGGGCGCGATCCTCCCCCAGGGTGGCGAAGGCCGGCTCGGCGGCGCGGTCCGCAAAGAGCAACTGCCGCTCGAATTCGCAGCCCACCTGCACCTCGGGAGAAAATCCCAGGCCGCGCAATTCCTCTTCCAGCACGGCGGAAAACCGGGTCGCCGCCTCGCGGCGGGCGGTGTTCAGGCGCTCCAGCACCACGGCAAGGGCCTGGGCGGTGTCGGCTTCCTCGCGGGCCAGACCGGCCAGTTCCAGGCCGCAGACATCCAGAAAGGAAATGCTTTCCTCGATTTCGGACTGCAGGGCCAGGATCTCCGGCATGCTGCGCTTGAGCTGGCGCTTGAGCTGGGCCAGGGCGTACAGCCGGGACTCCACGGCCTCCAGCTCGCGCGGGGAGGGGCCACCGGCCCGTTCGCGGCGCAGGCGGGAGGAAAGATCGCGCAGACGGATGGCCGTCTCCTCCAGCCAGGTCACATCGTCGGCGTAAGCCTCGTGGACATCGGCCAGATGCGCCAGACGCCGGGACAATTGGTCCGCCGCCTCGATGAGGCCGGCTTCCTCGCCCAGCAGCAGGGCCAGGGAGCCGTCCACGGCCTCGCGCAGCACCTTGGCGTTGCGGGCGGCCGCGCGCTTTTCCAGCAGGGCCTCTTCCTCGCCGGGCTCGGGGGCAATCTTGTCGATGACGGATTTCTGATGCTCCAGCAGTTCGCGTCGGACGGCCAGATCCCGGCTGCGGGTCTCCAGCGCCTGACGGCTGGCGGCGAGTTCGCGCAGGCGGCGCTTGCCGGCCTCGGCGGCGGTCCAGTCCTCCTCGGGAACCAGATGCAGCCGCTGGAGGAATTCGTCCAGCAACCGGGCCTGGTACGCCGGAGAGAGCAACTGCTGCTGCCCGTGCTGGCTGGTGACGGCCACCAGGGACGGCCGCAGGGCCTTGATGGTTTCCTGGGAAGACAGCGCGTCGTTGATGCGCAGCCGGCTGCGGCCGGATTCGGCGGCCAGTTCGCGGTGCAGCACCACTTCCCGTTCGGTGCCGGCGGGGTCCGGGAGGAGGAACAGCGCCTCCACCACGGCCTTGTCTTCGCCGGGGCGGACCAGATCGGCCGCGAGCTTTTCTCCGGTCAAAAAGCCCAGGGCCTTGAGGATGAAGCTCTTGCCAGCGCCGGTTTCGCCGGTGAGCACGTTGAAACCCTGATCCAGTTCCAGGGCCAGGTCTTCAATGAGGGCAAGATTCTTGATGCGGAGATATTCCAGCATGATGGGTACGCTCAGAGGATGGAGGCCAGGGTCTTGGCGATGCTGCCGGAAGGGTCGAGCGCTTCCAGGCGTCGTGCGAACTGTCCTTCCTTGCCCTGGCTGCGCGCGGAATGCAAGGCCAGGGCGGCTTCTTCCAGCCCCTGGGAAAAGCGGAAGGCCCGCAGGTTGGCCAGGGCCAGGGCCAGGCCGGTGCGCCAGTCGTCCCGCTTGCGCAGGGAAATGTCCGAGAGCAGGCCCAGGCGGATATGCTCCCAGCCGCCGCAGGCCGCCAGCAGGGATTCCAGGCGGCGGGAGGTCTCCACATCGTGGGGCGACAGTTCCATGGCCAGAAACAGGCAGTCCGCGGCACTGGCCGGCAGGTGCAGGTGTGGCTGGAACAGCCGGCCGGGCAGGGCGGTGAGGCCGATGCGGGAAAGCTGCGCAGCCCAGGCCTGCAGCAGGGCCAGGGGTGTTTCCGGGCGCCGGGTTTCCCCCTGCAGCAGCAGGCATTGGCGGGCAAATTCGAACTGGTTCTGATACAGCCCCAGCACCGAGCAGGCCGCCGCCAGGGGCACATGACGGGACAGGACGGGATGCCGGATGATTTCCACGGCCAGCTGCAGCGCCTCCTGCGGTCGCTGGAGCAGGTGCTGTGTTTCCAGGAGGGCGGCCAGGGCCTCGGGGTGTTCGGCGTGAGCGGTCAGGGCGGCGGCTTCCTGATGCAGGCTGCCCGGCTGGCGTTTGCCGCGCACCAATTCCCAGCGGGCCAGCTGCCAGGCAAGGTCACGGTGCATCACCGGGGCCGATGCGGCCGGCAGCGTCTCCACAAAGCGCAGCAGCTCCGCGGCCCGGTGCCGGGGCAGGTGGCTGGCCTGCACGCGGCGCCAGCCGGCCCGGGCAATGGTCTCTGCCGGCCGGGGGAAGCGGCGGAACTGGTCCAGCAGGACCTGCAGCTCCAGCACGTGTTCGTAGATCGCCACTTCCTTGCCCGGCTCGAAGAGCGC
This sequence is a window from Megalodesulfovibrio gigas DSM 1382 = ATCC 19364. Protein-coding genes within it:
- a CDS encoding dynamin family protein produces the protein MPDAQIDPQSDPQSDPHPSPLLESRFVQIKERLTGRFTALHALAVETGPEAARSVAADAIASVHAPFLFVVVGEVKAGKSSLVNALLGADICAVAPEPCTDVIQKIVYGPAPATRMVSSHLREISLPVEILKDIAIVDTPGTNTLVAQHQEITEAFIPQSDLALFVFPATNPHTRSAWEFFDFVHEAWRKKAVFVLQQKDRASEEELTVNTAKVVEYARGRSLAEPAVFAVSARKAQEDPEGSGMAALLGFIRAHVTGGRRAREKMESCITTGLTVLDLVDGSLTAQSETLRHDRREEATITDYLTLARKSCQSDVEWIRARTAEAYARHADALARDFEDGLSLVQMLRMTAYSVVGKKEKMQQWLDGIFATFKQKLDADVETVSAQGASRLRESVGKVMETLAGQLREEAAARSREAAVTTMTRTRLESLDQARQQVLALLDDAALDERLTPRTLQYMGEQAVAGGIITAMGAIIAAATHAAVIDVTGGLISLAGAVLALNILVIRRRASIKKFRAALEQGRERLQQEVEEQLTRQLTAIFDDIHLAFTPFFNNLARREDTLGRLDARSRELRQALLAERDELPRFE
- a CDS encoding glycosyltransferase — protein: MRICLISPVLARALEDLGHEVTVFWPTQTAVFDLAAALEERRFTPDLILQEEFLGARVLLTGLEHFSCPKVFWSLDTHLNSHWHRWYACCFDGVVTPHVHLWSQFPWPRPPLGRLAFPGVDRPWTPHAGRRNDVSFVGRITPERPRRAWLAEFLTARCRARIEQDLTFPAMLDLYADTRLAPNEAIQAEMNFRVTEAASCGCLVLSQNIGPDQDALFEPGKEVAIYEHVLELQVLLDQFRRFPRPAETIARAGWRRVQASHLPRHRAAELLRFVETLPAASAPVMHRDLAWQLARWELVRGKRQPGSLHQEAAALTAHAEHPEALAALLETQHLLQRPQEALQLAVEIIRHPVLSRHVPLAAACSVLGLYQNQFEFARQCLLLQGETRRPETPLALLQAWAAQLSRIGLTALPGRLFQPHLHLPASAADCLFLAMELSPHDVETSRRLESLLAACGGWEHIRLGLLSDISLRKRDDWRTGLALALANLRAFRFSQGLEEAALALHSARSQGKEGQFARRLEALDPSGSIAKTLASIL
- a CDS encoding phenylacetate--CoA ligase family protein, with product MMYDVDKETLPREDMEALQLRRLKALVEKLYAVVPFYRKAMDTRKISPAELRSLSDLQYFPFTEKQDLRNHYPFGLFAAPRESIVRIHSSSGTTGKATVVGYTQRDLDTWAQCVARSLMAAGATRNDIIHNAYGYGLFTGGLGAHYGAERLGATVVPVSGGATKRQIALLKDFEATVICCTPSYMLHLHEAAEEMGVDIRKLPLRVGVFGAEPWTEEMRRQIEQKCGLTATNIYGLSEIMGPGVAQECAEGQCGMHIFEDHFLPEIINPESGEVLPPGAQGELVITTLTKEGIPLLRYRTRDMTTLNYTPCVCGRTLVRMGRIAGRSDDMLIIRGVNVFPSQIEAILMETEGLSPHYQIMVRREGNLDTMEVQVEVGETLFSDEIKALQQRERRISDTIKEFLGVTAKVKLVERQTIARSEGKAKRVIDERNLT
- a CDS encoding DNA repair protein RecN; amino-acid sequence: MLEYLRIKNLALIEDLALELDQGFNVLTGETGAGKSFILKALGFLTGEKLAADLVRPGEDKAVVEALFLLPDPAGTEREVVLHRELAAESGRSRLRINDALSSQETIKALRPSLVAVTSQHGQQQLLSPAYQARLLDEFLQRLHLVPEEDWTAAEAGKRRLRELAASRQALETRSRDLAVRRELLEHQKSVIDKIAPEPGEEEALLEKRAAARNAKVLREAVDGSLALLLGEEAGLIEAADQLSRRLAHLADVHEAYADDVTWLEETAIRLRDLSSRLRRERAGGPSPRELEAVESRLYALAQLKRQLKRSMPEILALQSEIEESISFLDVCGLELAGLAREEADTAQALAVVLERLNTARREAATRFSAVLEEELRGLGFSPEVQVGCEFERQLLFADRAAEPAFATLGEDRARLLWRPNPGQPAQPLDRIASGGELSRFLLALVRSSAARDDVEQPTLLFDEIDTGVGGITLNHVAARLKELAGRRQILVVTHWPQLAALADRHFYVEKLVIDGNTTTRCRRLDGEDVFAELTRMAGGGTQGAALARELMGGTNKA